A single window of Chitinophaga sp. XS-30 DNA harbors:
- a CDS encoding RNA polymerase sigma factor, with amino-acid sequence MDRMLSGKDWLVRMKEGDESAFTSIYRHYHPPLYYYILRFCKIPSLAEDLVHDVFMKVWEIRERIDPELPFSGYIYRIARNHVFKTLQKIATDRSLREQLLQQLEERGVARPEEVAQSREYDRLFHEALDRMPRQRLNVFRLCRQEGRSYDEAAAILGISRNAVKKHMVLGMRFIHDYVFRYGDVFCALYISLRIM; translated from the coding sequence ATGGATCGGATGTTATCCGGAAAAGACTGGCTGGTAAGGATGAAAGAAGGTGATGAGTCTGCATTCACCAGCATTTACCGCCATTATCATCCTCCGCTGTATTATTATATTCTGCGTTTCTGCAAGATACCTTCGCTTGCGGAGGACCTGGTGCATGACGTATTTATGAAAGTATGGGAGATCCGGGAGCGCATCGATCCGGAATTGCCGTTCTCCGGATATATCTACCGCATCGCCCGCAATCATGTATTCAAAACGCTGCAAAAGATCGCCACAGACCGGTCATTAAGGGAGCAGCTGTTGCAGCAGCTGGAGGAAAGGGGAGTTGCCCGGCCGGAAGAAGTGGCACAGTCCCGGGAGTACGACCGCCTGTTCCATGAGGCGCTGGACAGGATGCCGCGTCAGCGGCTGAATGTTTTCAGGTTATGCCGGCAGGAAGGCCGCAGTTATGATGAGGCCGCCGCTATCCTGGGTATTTCCCGTAATGCCGTGAAGAAACATATGGTGCTGGGCATGCGTTTCATCCATGACTATGTTTTCCGCTACGGCGATGTTTTCTGCGCTTTATATATCAGTTTGAGGATAATGTAG
- a CDS encoding FecR family protein, producing MAPHEELLQKYLDGQCTREEAEALMQWLQTTGSHRTLLASMQEEFERSMDTQVEIPAAISDRIENRLLQEISASGKVVDMRPRNRRYWFAAAAVALLLAAGIYRYNTDRPAPMPLARAEQTTEDIAPGSDKAVLTLANGTTVTLDSAGNQVIRQGGTTVLQQKGQLQYESEPDEGTVGYNTLTVPRGGQFHVVLPDGSKVWLNSASSLKYPTAFTGNERLVELQGQGYFEVSRNAQQPFLVKVGHMEVQVLGTSFDVMAYSDESSVNTTLLEGAVKVKQGSTGQVLKPGQQARYDRQTCKVTVHPADVQQVVAWKTGFFEFDNAKLSDIMRQVARWYDIDITYMNEQTSAVYGGRISRSLPLSEILHMLEPNGARFTLDGRKLKVSSTE from the coding sequence ATGGCTCCACACGAAGAACTGTTACAGAAATACCTGGATGGCCAATGCACCCGTGAAGAAGCGGAAGCGCTCATGCAATGGCTGCAAACCACAGGTTCCCACCGTACCCTGCTTGCCAGCATGCAGGAGGAGTTTGAACGTTCCATGGATACGCAGGTGGAAATTCCCGCAGCGATCAGCGACCGGATAGAGAACCGTCTCCTGCAGGAGATCAGCGCCTCCGGGAAAGTGGTGGACATGCGGCCCCGCAACCGGCGCTACTGGTTTGCGGCCGCGGCCGTGGCGTTGCTCCTGGCCGCAGGCATCTATCGCTATAATACGGACCGGCCGGCCCCCATGCCGCTGGCCCGGGCTGAGCAAACGACGGAAGACATTGCCCCCGGCAGTGACAAGGCTGTGCTTACGCTCGCCAATGGTACTACCGTAACCCTGGATAGCGCGGGCAACCAGGTGATCCGCCAGGGTGGCACCACCGTACTGCAGCAAAAAGGACAATTACAATACGAAAGTGAACCCGATGAAGGGACTGTAGGTTACAACACACTCACGGTGCCGCGGGGTGGGCAGTTTCACGTAGTGTTGCCGGACGGGAGCAAAGTTTGGCTCAATTCCGCATCCAGCCTGAAATACCCCACCGCGTTCACCGGAAACGAAAGACTGGTGGAGCTGCAGGGGCAAGGGTATTTTGAGGTATCGCGCAATGCGCAACAGCCGTTCCTGGTGAAAGTGGGACATATGGAAGTGCAGGTGCTGGGCACCAGCTTTGATGTAATGGCCTACAGCGATGAAAGCAGCGTGAACACCACATTGCTCGAAGGAGCCGTAAAAGTGAAACAGGGAAGCACCGGGCAGGTACTGAAACCCGGTCAGCAGGCACGGTATGACCGGCAAACCTGCAAGGTTACGGTACATCCCGCCGATGTACAGCAGGTGGTCGCCTGGAAAACGGGATTCTTCGAGTTCGATAACGCAAAACTGTCCGATATCATGCGCCAGGTAGCCCGCTGGTACGATATAGACATCACGTATATGAATGAACAGACATCCGCCGTATATGGAGGCCGCATCAGCAGAAGCCTGCCATTGTCTGAAATACTGCATATGCTGGAACCCAACGGAGCGAGGTTTACCCTCGACGGCAGAAAACTGAAGGTATCATCAACCGAATAA
- a CDS encoding family 16 glycosylhydrolase: protein MKTVQYGLILLIGLHAMACSGQEKDGPGPVTPPSQGPQDKGWTFETTPVWQDEFDYNGLPDAAKWGYDIGGHGWGNNELQYYTNRIENAFVGNGVLTISAKKEAMSGRNYTSTRLISKGKGDFLYGRFEIKAKLPAGKGTWPAIWMLPTDWAYGDWPKSGEIDIMEHVGYDPNKIHISVHTEAYYFKIGTHKTSTKVIENAMTEFHLYRVDWTPYAIRGYIDDVLIYQFINEGKGYTVWPFDKRFHLLLNIAVGGDWGGQQGVDDNIFPTNMEIDYVRVYKMIDK, encoded by the coding sequence ATGAAAACAGTACAATATGGATTGATCCTGTTGATCGGGTTGCATGCGATGGCATGCTCCGGCCAGGAAAAAGACGGCCCCGGCCCGGTTACTCCGCCGTCACAGGGACCGCAGGATAAAGGCTGGACCTTTGAGACCACGCCCGTCTGGCAGGATGAATTTGACTACAACGGTCTGCCCGATGCTGCCAAATGGGGATACGACATCGGCGGCCACGGATGGGGCAATAACGAGCTGCAATACTATACCAACAGGATTGAGAATGCTTTCGTCGGGAATGGCGTGCTCACCATCTCCGCGAAAAAGGAAGCCATGAGCGGCCGCAATTATACCTCCACCCGCCTGATCTCGAAAGGCAAAGGGGATTTCCTGTACGGCCGCTTCGAGATCAAAGCGAAACTGCCGGCAGGTAAAGGCACATGGCCGGCTATCTGGATGCTGCCGACCGACTGGGCGTATGGCGACTGGCCCAAGTCCGGCGAGATCGACATCATGGAGCATGTCGGCTACGATCCCAACAAGATCCACATCAGCGTACATACCGAAGCCTACTATTTCAAGATCGGCACCCATAAGACCAGCACAAAGGTGATCGAGAATGCCATGACGGAATTTCATCTTTACCGTGTGGACTGGACGCCTTACGCTATCCGCGGATATATCGATGATGTACTGATCTACCAGTTCATCAACGAAGGCAAGGGTTATACGGTATGGCCGTTCGACAAACGTTTCCACCTGTTGCTGAACATCGCTGTGGGCGGCGACTGGGGAGGACAGCAGGGTGTGGATGACAATATCTTTCCCACCAACATGGAAATAGATTATGTAAGAGTGTATAAAATGATCGATAAATGA
- a CDS encoding RagB/SusD family nutrient uptake outer membrane protein: MKKKYIPFVVMLAAGLQLISACSTGFLDVKPRGLDLESNYYRNEEEAFKGLIAAYDVVGWQGGGYVTRVGAFNAASDDHVAGGGNSTDINSFQVFSNYTLTSEVGPHNELWRKGFSGVFRSNVILAKLPDVPMDENRKKRFIAEARFLRAYFYFDLVRMFKNVPLFSLPVSTSEMYDVLQAPPADVYKQIEDDLKAAIEEPNLPDQVPIASEGGRATKGAVHALLGKVYLYQEKWALAAAEFAEVNGATPGQVNAKYGYRLLADFGDLWKSDNASKFNSESIFEIAFTSTSAGTWDCVACTEGNVLNIMVGPRGYKALTADAPDYVSGWSFLPVTQSLFDAIHFDPRYRYTVANLDSLEENGIAEYEKGYMNTGYFLEKLAGRVSNRTTGGGSQELNYPQNLYEIRLADTYLMEAEALVRNGESGGTGTRSYNLLNAVRARVGLTPVPATIDNIFRERRLELAGEGHRWFDLVRSGQAAAILGPRGFVPGRHEILPIPLLELENTKLEQSKEWGGTK, encoded by the coding sequence ATGAAGAAGAAATATATTCCATTCGTCGTGATGCTGGCAGCAGGGCTGCAATTGATCAGTGCATGCAGCACCGGCTTCCTGGATGTGAAACCAAGAGGCCTGGACCTTGAATCGAACTATTACCGTAATGAAGAAGAAGCCTTTAAGGGGCTGATCGCCGCATATGATGTGGTGGGATGGCAGGGAGGCGGCTATGTGACCCGTGTGGGCGCATTCAATGCCGCATCGGACGATCATGTTGCCGGGGGAGGCAATTCAACGGACATCAACTCCTTCCAGGTATTTTCCAACTATACCCTTACCTCGGAAGTTGGTCCCCATAACGAATTATGGCGGAAAGGCTTTTCCGGTGTATTCCGCTCCAATGTGATCCTTGCCAAATTGCCGGATGTGCCGATGGATGAGAACCGCAAGAAACGCTTCATCGCAGAAGCCCGGTTCCTGCGCGCCTATTTTTATTTCGACCTGGTGCGGATGTTCAAAAATGTGCCGTTATTCTCCCTGCCGGTATCCACCAGTGAAATGTACGACGTATTGCAGGCCCCGCCCGCGGATGTGTACAAACAGATAGAAGATGACCTGAAAGCGGCCATCGAAGAGCCGAACCTGCCGGACCAGGTGCCCATCGCTTCAGAAGGCGGCAGGGCTACAAAAGGCGCTGTGCATGCATTGCTCGGCAAGGTGTACCTCTACCAGGAGAAATGGGCGCTTGCTGCAGCCGAGTTCGCGGAAGTGAACGGCGCTACGCCGGGACAGGTGAACGCCAAATATGGCTACCGCCTGCTGGCGGATTTCGGGGATCTCTGGAAATCGGATAACGCCAGCAAATTCAACAGCGAATCCATTTTCGAGATCGCATTTACCTCTACATCGGCGGGCACCTGGGATTGCGTGGCCTGCACGGAAGGGAATGTGCTCAACATTATGGTAGGGCCGCGCGGTTACAAAGCCCTGACCGCCGATGCGCCGGATTATGTGTCCGGCTGGAGCTTCCTGCCTGTGACCCAGAGCCTCTTCGACGCTATTCATTTCGACCCGCGCTACCGGTACACTGTGGCGAACCTCGACAGCCTGGAAGAGAACGGTATTGCCGAATACGAAAAAGGATATATGAACACCGGTTATTTCCTCGAAAAACTTGCCGGCCGCGTATCCAACAGGACCACCGGCGGCGGTTCCCAGGAGCTGAATTATCCGCAGAACCTTTACGAGATCCGCCTGGCCGATACCTATCTGATGGAGGCCGAAGCGCTGGTGCGCAACGGTGAGAGCGGCGGCACCGGCACCCGTTCCTACAACCTGCTGAATGCCGTGCGGGCGCGTGTGGGGCTTACCCCTGTTCCAGCTACGATAGACAATATTTTCAGGGAAAGAAGACTGGAACTGGCCGGTGAAGGCCATCGCTGGTTCGACCTGGTGCGCTCCGGTCAGGCTGCCGCCATTCTGGGCCCCCGCGGATTCGTACCCGGCAGGCACGAGATACTGCCTATTCCGCTGCTGGAACTGGAAAATACAAAGCTCGAACAGAGCAAGGAATGGGGAGGAACGAAATAA
- a CDS encoding MCP four helix bundle domain-containing protein → MKRFFQVRNKFKICCVLIVIIVLVLLNNLRSRKHISRLDKSVSSIYQDRLLPATYLYEISNRLYQKRLMLEEKSGLQAGWASWKEEKDKEIDSLVKIYDNTYLTKEEKEQWTRFKQQLKRYTEMENAGFTEMSDSMHLSATREGSLDEHFRQSVALLNNLAVIQAGEGKNLQTGSHDIASGSVLGSHLEMVLLIILGLMALILLSMSDKHVLNTDQKAGLN, encoded by the coding sequence ATGAAGAGATTCTTCCAGGTCAGGAATAAATTCAAGATTTGTTGTGTTTTGATTGTGATCATCGTACTGGTGCTATTGAACAACCTCCGGTCGAGGAAGCATATTTCCAGGCTGGACAAATCTGTTTCTTCCATTTACCAGGACCGTCTGCTGCCGGCCACTTATCTCTATGAGATATCCAACCGGCTGTATCAGAAACGGCTGATGCTGGAGGAAAAAAGCGGCCTGCAGGCAGGCTGGGCTTCATGGAAGGAGGAAAAGGACAAGGAGATAGACAGTCTCGTGAAGATCTATGACAACACTTATCTGACGAAAGAAGAAAAGGAACAGTGGACCCGGTTCAAACAACAGTTGAAACGCTATACGGAAATGGAGAATGCCGGCTTCACCGAGATGTCCGACTCCATGCATCTTTCAGCCACCCGTGAAGGTTCCCTGGACGAGCATTTCCGGCAGAGCGTGGCGTTGCTGAACAATCTTGCCGTTATACAGGCCGGGGAAGGCAAGAACCTGCAGACCGGCTCCCATGATATCGCCAGCGGATCAGTGCTTGGTTCCCACCTGGAAATGGTACTGCTGATCATTTTAGGATTGATGGCGCTCATTCTGCTCAGCATGTCCGATAAACATGTGCTGAACACAGACCAGAAAGCCGGGTTGAATTAG
- a CDS encoding glycoside hydrolase family 30 beta sandwich domain-containing protein, with protein MSKKLWLAIAPLLLSVSLSSAGCKSGGGTPDPIDPPGPGPVTSDVAMWLTKPDRSVLFAPQQVSLVFRDTFNVYPTITVDESQTFQEIDGFGYTLTGGSASLINALPATAQEALLKELFHWDSTFIGVSYLRVSIGASDLSAHTFTYNDLPEGQTDENMAHFSIAEEQKDLIPVLKKIVALFPQIKILGSPWTAPVWMKTNKAFVGGSLKPEYYAAYAGYFVRYIQAMESEGITIDAITPQNEPLHGGNNPSMVMQAAEQADFIKHHLGPAFQAAGITTKIIVYDHNADRPDYPVDILKDPQASAFVDGSAFHLYGGQISALSQVHDAYPEKHIYFTEQWVGGPGNFAGDLQWHVSNLIIGATRNWSRNVLEWNLAADPAYDPHTPGGCSTCLGALTISGANVSRNVAYYIIAHASKFVRPGSVRIASDVAGSLENVAFKTPEGKKVLIVLNSGSIPQRFNIRYNGKLVTSELVNGGVATYVW; from the coding sequence ATGAGTAAAAAGTTATGGCTGGCGATTGCGCCGCTGCTCTTGTCGGTCAGCCTATCCTCCGCCGGTTGCAAAAGCGGAGGTGGTACCCCTGATCCTATAGACCCGCCCGGTCCCGGCCCTGTAACCTCGGATGTGGCCATGTGGCTCACGAAGCCGGACCGGTCTGTGCTGTTTGCCCCGCAGCAGGTGAGTCTGGTATTCCGGGATACATTCAACGTTTATCCCACCATTACCGTGGATGAATCGCAGACCTTCCAGGAGATCGACGGTTTCGGTTATACGCTTACCGGCGGCAGCGCCAGCCTGATCAATGCATTGCCGGCCACCGCGCAGGAGGCTTTGCTGAAGGAACTGTTTCATTGGGACAGTACATTCATCGGCGTCAGTTACCTGCGGGTGAGCATCGGCGCTTCCGATCTCAGCGCGCATACATTCACCTACAATGATCTTCCGGAGGGGCAAACCGATGAGAACATGGCGCATTTCTCCATCGCTGAAGAGCAGAAAGACCTGATCCCCGTGTTGAAAAAGATCGTAGCGCTGTTCCCGCAGATAAAGATACTGGGCTCTCCGTGGACGGCGCCGGTATGGATGAAGACGAATAAAGCATTTGTCGGCGGCAGCCTCAAACCAGAGTATTATGCCGCATACGCCGGATATTTTGTTAGATACATCCAGGCGATGGAGTCGGAAGGCATTACCATCGATGCTATCACACCGCAGAATGAGCCGCTGCATGGCGGCAACAATCCAAGTATGGTGATGCAGGCGGCGGAGCAGGCAGACTTTATCAAGCATCACTTAGGCCCTGCGTTTCAGGCTGCCGGTATAACCACAAAGATCATCGTTTACGATCATAATGCAGACCGGCCGGATTACCCGGTGGATATTCTGAAAGACCCGCAGGCCAGTGCATTTGTGGATGGTTCGGCCTTTCATCTTTATGGCGGCCAGATCTCCGCGTTATCCCAGGTGCATGATGCGTACCCGGAGAAACACATCTATTTCACGGAACAATGGGTGGGCGGTCCCGGTAATTTCGCGGGCGACCTGCAATGGCATGTGAGCAACCTGATCATCGGGGCTACCCGTAACTGGAGCCGGAATGTGCTGGAATGGAACCTGGCGGCCGATCCTGCCTATGATCCGCATACACCCGGAGGATGCAGTACTTGTCTTGGTGCGCTGACGATATCCGGGGCGAATGTATCCCGGAATGTGGCGTATTACATCATTGCGCATGCATCCAAATTTGTTCGGCCCGGATCTGTGCGGATCGCTTCGGATGTTGCGGGTTCGCTGGAGAACGTAGCGTTCAAAACGCCGGAGGGGAAGAAGGTGTTGATCGTGTTGAATAGTGGCAGTATTCCTCAGCGGTTCAATATCAGGTATAATGGTAAACTAGTCACGAGTGAACTAGTCAACGGAGGAGTTGCAACGTATGTTTGGTAA
- a CDS encoding TonB-dependent receptor: MKLTTVLLFAACMQISAKGVSQQISISERNAPLKKVLKEVARQAGISMVYDETLLSRLKPVTIELKNVSVQEAMRSLLKGQPVAYTIEGKRIIIRQPEPEELQALDTAITVSGRISNDAGEAIPGATVRVAGTSTGTASDANGRYTIRVPDANASLIFSVLGYNTRTLKVSGSSMDIKLQLSETALTETVVVGYGVQKKSVVTGAISSVRAKDLEDMPITRLEQALQGRTSGVTIAQSSGQPGSGAAVRVRGITTFGNNDPLWVVDGVVVDNGGIGYLNQYDIESIEVLKDAASQAIYGARAAAGVILVTTKKGKAGKLTVNYNGYYGISAPARKLKLLNATEYATLRNEASVANGNGIVYADPESLGKGTDWQSHIFNSSAQRQNHEISVSGGSDRSTFYTSFGYLQQEGIVASDISKYQRFNVRLNSIHKLTPWLTFGENVGYAYDKNVGLGNTNSEFGGPLSSAINLDPITPVVITDPAIAGAAPYTNVGIRRDALGRPYGISSAVGQEMTNPLAYISTRIGNYGWSHNVVGNTYLEAEPLKGLKLRSTLGAKIAFWGSESFTPLSWLNSSNISSRTSFNRSSNSGYNWNVENTIAYSRSIGDHNFTVLAGQGAYMDNRTRSINVTFNDVPADNFNDASLNFKVPADKRLSDGSEGADHRIASLFARVNYNYDEKYLLEAIIRRDGSSRFGSNNKYGVFPSFSLGWVASRESFWPENQVISFLKLRGGYGVVGNDNIGNFAFLSTIGSGRNYAIGNSGSYLIGYSPNAPSNPDLKWEETSQANIGFEATLFRNVTLAFDWFKKATKDILQNPRIPSYVGAISNPAANVADMENTGVELELGYRQTIGEFDFSLNGNVSYLKNKVTDLGTGIAYLSGGQSFQTMGTITRTAIGQPINSFFGYRTLGIFQTQDEVNAYVGKDGAMIQPNAKPGDFRWWDKNGDGMITEDDRDFIGNPTPAWTYGFTANAAWKGFDIVLFGQGAGGNKIFQGLRRLDIANANWQTKALDRWTGPGTSNEHPRLITGDPNKNFTNSSEFYLEDGSYLRIKTLQLGYTLPNSLTGRIGLQRLRVHVMSENLVTFTKYTGYDPEIGGGVFSIDRGIYPQARSFMFGLNATF, from the coding sequence ATGAAACTGACCACCGTTTTGCTGTTCGCTGCCTGCATGCAGATCAGCGCAAAAGGAGTTTCGCAGCAAATCTCCATTTCGGAACGGAACGCCCCGTTAAAAAAGGTCTTGAAGGAAGTTGCCCGTCAGGCGGGTATTTCCATGGTATATGATGAAACACTGTTATCCCGTCTGAAGCCGGTAACTATCGAGCTGAAGAACGTCTCGGTACAGGAAGCCATGCGCTCCCTGCTCAAAGGGCAGCCGGTGGCTTACACCATTGAGGGAAAGCGCATCATTATCAGGCAACCGGAACCGGAAGAGCTGCAGGCGCTGGATACGGCCATCACGGTATCCGGGCGTATCTCCAACGATGCCGGTGAAGCCATTCCAGGCGCCACTGTACGCGTGGCAGGCACTTCTACCGGCACTGCTTCAGATGCCAACGGACGTTATACCATTCGTGTGCCGGATGCCAATGCCTCCCTGATCTTCAGTGTGCTCGGGTACAATACCCGTACCCTGAAAGTCAGCGGCAGCAGCATGGATATCAAATTACAGCTGTCGGAGACAGCTTTGACGGAAACCGTAGTGGTAGGTTATGGCGTGCAGAAGAAAAGTGTGGTTACCGGCGCCATTTCCAGCGTAAGGGCCAAAGACCTGGAGGATATGCCCATTACCCGGCTGGAACAGGCATTGCAGGGCCGTACCTCCGGCGTTACCATTGCCCAAAGTTCCGGTCAGCCCGGCTCCGGCGCTGCGGTGAGGGTAAGAGGTATTACCACCTTCGGCAACAATGATCCGCTGTGGGTGGTAGATGGCGTGGTGGTGGACAACGGCGGCATCGGTTATCTGAACCAGTATGATATTGAATCCATTGAAGTATTGAAAGATGCGGCTTCCCAGGCCATATACGGCGCGCGTGCCGCGGCAGGCGTGATCCTGGTCACCACAAAGAAAGGGAAGGCCGGCAAGCTTACGGTCAATTATAACGGTTATTACGGCATTTCCGCACCTGCACGTAAACTGAAGCTGCTGAATGCAACAGAATATGCCACGCTGCGCAACGAAGCTTCCGTAGCCAACGGCAATGGTATCGTATATGCCGATCCGGAATCCCTGGGCAAGGGAACCGATTGGCAATCGCATATCTTCAACAGCAGCGCACAAAGACAGAATCACGAGATCAGCGTAAGCGGCGGCAGCGACCGTTCCACTTTCTATACTTCCTTCGGTTACCTGCAGCAGGAGGGTATCGTGGCATCCGATATCTCAAAGTACCAGCGTTTTAACGTGCGGCTGAATTCCATCCACAAGCTCACACCCTGGCTGACCTTCGGTGAGAATGTGGGATATGCGTATGACAAGAATGTTGGTCTGGGCAATACCAACAGCGAATTCGGCGGGCCCCTCAGTTCCGCCATCAATCTTGACCCCATCACTCCCGTGGTGATCACCGATCCGGCCATTGCCGGCGCGGCCCCCTATACGAATGTGGGCATCCGGAGGGACGCACTGGGCCGTCCATATGGTATTTCGAGCGCCGTTGGCCAGGAAATGACCAATCCGCTGGCCTATATCTCTACCCGCATCGGCAATTACGGCTGGTCCCATAATGTTGTTGGCAATACCTACCTGGAGGCCGAACCGCTCAAAGGCCTGAAACTCCGCTCCACACTGGGCGCGAAGATCGCCTTCTGGGGCTCGGAATCCTTTACGCCCTTATCCTGGCTTAATTCCTCCAATATCTCTTCCCGCACCTCCTTTAACCGCTCTTCGAATAGCGGGTATAACTGGAACGTGGAGAACACCATTGCTTACTCCCGCTCTATTGGCGACCACAACTTTACGGTGCTGGCTGGCCAGGGGGCGTATATGGATAACCGTACCCGCAGCATTAACGTTACTTTCAACGACGTGCCGGCGGATAATTTTAACGATGCCTCCCTCAATTTCAAGGTGCCGGCGGACAAACGTTTATCTGACGGCAGCGAGGGGGCTGACCACCGCATTGCATCCCTGTTTGCCAGGGTGAACTACAACTACGATGAAAAATACCTGCTGGAAGCCATCATCCGCAGAGACGGCTCCTCCCGCTTCGGCTCCAATAACAAATACGGCGTGTTCCCGTCCTTTTCCCTAGGCTGGGTAGCATCGCGTGAAAGCTTCTGGCCGGAAAACCAGGTGATAAGTTTCCTGAAGCTGCGCGGCGGCTACGGTGTGGTAGGTAACGATAATATCGGGAACTTCGCTTTCCTGTCCACCATCGGCAGCGGCAGAAACTATGCGATCGGCAATTCCGGCAGCTACCTCATCGGTTACAGCCCCAATGCGCCATCCAACCCCGATCTGAAATGGGAGGAAACCAGCCAGGCCAATATCGGTTTTGAAGCGACCCTGTTCAGGAATGTTACCCTGGCATTCGACTGGTTCAAAAAAGCCACGAAAGACATCCTGCAGAATCCCCGTATCCCGTCCTACGTTGGCGCTATTTCCAATCCTGCCGCCAATGTTGCGGATATGGAGAACACCGGCGTGGAACTGGAACTGGGGTATCGCCAAACGATCGGTGAATTCGACTTCTCGCTCAACGGCAATGTTTCCTATCTCAAAAACAAGGTGACCGACCTGGGCACCGGGATAGCATATCTTTCCGGCGGGCAAAGCTTCCAGACGATGGGCACCATCACCCGTACCGCTATAGGCCAGCCGATCAACTCTTTCTTCGGTTACCGGACGCTGGGCATCTTCCAGACGCAGGACGAAGTAAATGCGTATGTCGGTAAAGATGGCGCTATGATCCAGCCCAACGCGAAGCCCGGCGATTTCCGCTGGTGGGACAAAAATGGCGATGGCATGATCACCGAGGATGACCGCGATTTCATCGGTAATCCTACGCCTGCATGGACTTACGGCTTCACCGCCAACGCCGCCTGGAAGGGCTTCGATATCGTATTGTTCGGCCAGGGTGCCGGAGGCAACAAGATCTTCCAGGGGCTTCGCCGGCTGGACATTGCCAACGCCAACTGGCAAACGAAAGCGCTGGACCGCTGGACCGGCCCCGGTACTTCCAATGAGCATCCCAGGTTGATCACCGGCGATCCGAACAAGAACTTCACCAATTCCTCCGAGTTCTACCTGGAAGACGGCAGCTACCTGCGGATCAAAACCCTGCAGCTGGGATATACACTGCCCAATTCACTGACCGGCAGGATCGGCTTGCAACGGTTGAGAGTGCATGTGATGAGCGAAAACCTCGTTACGTTCACGAAATACACCGGTTATGATCCGGAGATCGGCGGCGGGGTGTTCAGCATAGACCGTGGTATCTATCCGCAGGCCCGCTCTTTCATGTTCGGATTGAACGCTACTTTCTAA
- a CDS encoding PKD domain-containing protein, with product MRALYITGCMLLLAACTPESSTISLQPLPTAAFTATPLSGNPNKVAVQSTTPGGFIWLWNYGTNGISRKASDTLSFSKKGEYTIQLTVFTHGGYATTAQKVNIANDLPAVDILKGGDMSPGSEAFWTVLNTGGTQTAIAIANGMMTFSNTGNSNGAIYQAVTVKKDREYTFSAHIKGGGAADTWFEVVFGTAAPEQGKDYSGTKFIAMNTWSGCGNAPFDGEFAVIACDGDGKGKDGKIKFDKDGTVYMVIKGGSTNNGTLGPDGITLDNIRFLEEQ from the coding sequence ATGCGAGCATTATATATCACCGGATGCATGCTGCTGCTGGCGGCCTGCACGCCGGAATCATCAACAATATCATTGCAACCTTTGCCCACAGCGGCTTTTACAGCAACGCCGCTCTCCGGTAATCCGAATAAGGTAGCCGTGCAAAGCACGACGCCTGGTGGATTCATCTGGCTGTGGAACTACGGAACGAACGGCATTTCCCGTAAGGCATCCGACACGCTCAGCTTTTCGAAGAAAGGAGAATATACCATTCAGCTGACGGTTTTCACCCACGGCGGCTATGCCACCACCGCGCAGAAAGTGAACATTGCCAATGATCTCCCGGCGGTAGATATCCTGAAAGGCGGGGATATGTCCCCGGGCAGCGAAGCCTTCTGGACGGTGCTGAATACCGGTGGTACACAAACGGCTATCGCCATTGCCAATGGCATGATGACGTTTTCCAATACCGGCAATTCCAACGGCGCCATCTATCAGGCAGTAACGGTGAAAAAAGACCGGGAATATACCTTTTCGGCCCATATCAAAGGCGGCGGGGCCGCGGATACCTGGTTTGAGGTGGTCTTCGGTACCGCCGCGCCGGAACAGGGGAAGGACTATTCCGGCACCAAATTCATTGCCATGAACACCTGGTCCGGATGCGGGAATGCACCGTTCGACGGCGAGTTTGCCGTGATCGCCTGTGATGGCGATGGCAAAGGGAAGGACGGCAAGATAAAGTTCGATAAGGACGGTACCGTGTATATGGTCATCAAAGGGGGCAGCACGAACAACGGCACCCTTGGTCCGGATGGCATTACGCTGGACAATATCAGGTTCCTCGAAGAACAGTAA